One Pelobates fuscus isolate aPelFus1 chromosome 8, aPelFus1.pri, whole genome shotgun sequence genomic window carries:
- the ASB18 gene encoding ankyrin repeat and SOCS box protein 18 isoform X1, which translates to MDCIRSRVLRKLKILQECTDVASRNNMGPEEIFLAALETGDLNLVQLLGARHADCVLEIKGREMGYQPQTPARFGLPGLWTLEYAQELTSPLCITSSRGYTGCVRYLLHRRADPNAAPGGRSPLHEACARGHVDCVQLLLQYGANPNQMSDDGLCPLHYCDTNSSLRCAELLLQHGAIVNQTTEDTGDTPLHVACQLGLLDHAKLYLSRGENVNLKNREGATPLSAACKGKGGDKDGRLEICCLLLQNGADPETQDQQERRPLHHACRGAEHQLVDLLLATNVDVNAADYNGILPLSCALQSADLQQDKRPQLIVRALLNHGARCVCPEAFGKVLHCCSGNPEIISLLYNSYKSLRVCSRWKLEIPDDVLQTHQSFYTTFFNLSGSVRSLQHLCRFVLRRHFGSHCHCVIPLLPVPQPIQDFLLLINGDHLF; encoded by the exons ATGGACTGTATAAGAAGCAGAGTTCTGAGAAAACTTAAAATCCTACAAGAATGCACAGACGTGGCTTCACGAAACAACATGGGCCCTGAGGAAATATTTCTTGCTGCCTTGGAGACAGGGGACTTAAACCTCGTTCAGCTCCTGGGAGCTAGACATGCAGACTGTGTGCTTGAGATCAAAGGAAGAGAAATGGGTTATCAGCCTCAGACCCCAGCAAGGTTTGGCCTCCCAG GTTTGTGGACTCTTGAATATGCACAAGAGCTCACCTCCCCATTGTGCATCACCAGCTCCAGAGGCTACACAGGGTGTGTTCGCTATCTCCTGCATCGTCGTGCCGATCCCAATGCAGCCCCAGGGGGGCGCTCTCCTTTGCATGAAGCCTGTGCTAGAGGGCATGTGGATTGCGTCCAACTCTTACTGCAATATGGAGCTAATCCCAACCAAATGAGCGATGACGGGCTGTGTCCCTTACACTACTGTGACACTAACAGCTCATTACG GTGTGCTGAGCTACTTCTCCAACATGGAGCAATAGTAAACCAGACTACAGAAGATACAGGAGACACCCCACTTCATGTTGCTTGTCAGCTTGGCCTCCTAGACCATGCCAAGCTCTACCTTAGCCGTGGAGAAAATGTCAACTTAAAGAACCGGGAGGGGGCAACCCCACTAAGTGCAGCATGTAAAGGCAAAGGAGGAGATAAAGATGGCCGCTTGGAGATATGCTGTCTTCTCTTACAGAATGGAGCTGACCCAGAGACACAAGACCAGCAAGAGAGGAGACCTCTACACCATGCTTGTCGAGGGGCTGAGCACCAGCTGGTAGATCTGCTTCTTGCCACTAATGTCGATGTTAATGCAGCAGACTATAATGGGATCCTACCCCTGAGTTGTGCACTGCAGAGCGCTGACCTACAGCAAGACAAGAGACCCCAACTCATTGTACGTGCTCTGCTCAACCATGGAGCACGCTGCGTTTGTCCAGAGGCTTTTGGAAAG GTCCTGCATTGCTGTTCTGGAAACCCTGAAATTATATCCCTATTATACAACTCATATAAAAGCCTGAGAGTTTGCAGCCGTTGGAAACTTGAGATCCCAGATGATGTGCTCCAG ACTCACCAATCCTTCTACACAACATTCTTCaacctgtctggttccgttcgtTCCTTG